The following are encoded in a window of Penaeus monodon isolate SGIC_2016 chromosome 9, NSTDA_Pmon_1, whole genome shotgun sequence genomic DNA:
- the LOC119576540 gene encoding cuticle protein AM1199-like, giving the protein MKAIVLAMFVAVALADRPSFSYDAPSSHPSAPVRLVEIIRDDRVHPAADGSYTFDVETEDGIVRHEAGGPGGAQQGSVSFTFPDGQVFDLQFVADANGYQPQSPYLPVAPAFPHPIPAHALEQIERGRLEHEARARGELA; this is encoded by the exons ATGAAAGCT ATCGTGTTGGCGATGTTCGTGGCCGTGGCTCTGGCTGACAGGCCGTCTTTCTCCTACGACGCCCCTTCATCCCACCCATCCGCCCCCGTCAGACTGGTCGAAATCATCCGCGACGATCGAGTCCATCCTGCTGCTGACGGCTCTTACACCTTCGACGTCGAGACCGAGGACGGCATCGTCAGACACGAGGCTGGTGGCCCAGGAGGTGCTCAGCAAGGCTCAGTCAG CTTCACCTTCCCGGACGGCCAAGTGTTCGACCTCCAGTTCGTCGCCGACGCCAACGGTTACCAGCCTCAGTCGCCCTACTTGCCTGTGGCTCctgccttcccccaccccattcccgcccacgccctcgagcAGATCGAGCGAGGTCGTCTTGAGCATGAAGCTCGCGCCCGCGGAGAACTTGCGTGA
- the LOC119576541 gene encoding cuticle protein AM1199-like, whose amino-acid sequence MEAALNSAMKTVVLSILVAVALADRPSFSYDAPSSHPSAPVRLVEIIRDDRVHPAADGSYTFDVETEDGIVRHEAGGPGGAQQGSVSFTFPDGQVFDLQFVADANGYQPQSPYLPVAPAFPHPIPAHALEQIERGRLEHEARARGELRESSSHGHSAPSQLYGRP is encoded by the exons ATGGAAGCAGCTCTAAACTCCGCCATGAAGACA GTGGTGCTTTCCATCCTCGTGGCCGTGGCTCTGGCTGACAGGCCGTCTTTCTCCTACGACGCCCCTTCATCCCACCCATCCGCCCCCGTCAGACTGGTCGAAATCATCCGCGACGATCGAGTCCATCCTGCTGCTGACGGCTCTTACACCTTCGACGTCGAGACCGAGGACGGCATCGTCAGGCACGAGGCTGGTGGCCCAGGAGGTGCTCAGCAAGGCTCAGTCAG CTTCACCTTCCCGGATGGCCAAGTGTTCGACCTCCAGTTCGTTGCCGACGCCAACGGTTACCAGCCTCAGTCGCCCTACTTGCCTGTGGCTCCTGCCTTCCCTCACCCTattcccgcccacgccctcgagcAGATCGAGCGAGGTCGTCTTGAGCATGAAGCTCGCGCCCGCGGAGAACTGCGTGAGTCGTCCAGCCATGGTCACTCCGCTCCTTCACAACTCTACGGCCGACCTTAG